From a region of the Myroides sp. JBRI-B21084 genome:
- the ruvA gene encoding Holliday junction branch migration protein RuvA: MIAFLKGRLVEKTPTDIIIDCNGIGYQVHISLHSYSLIKDNEAIQIYTYLQIKEDAHILYGFMDKVERELFKLLISVSGIGGNTARNMLSYVAPNDLIHAIATNDVKTIQSIKGIGLKTAQRVIIDLQEKVQKLYGLEDLSAPLNNTNAEEALSALEVLGFVRKATEKVVKNIVAQNPEITVEQIIKSALKSL; this comes from the coding sequence ATGATTGCGTTTTTAAAGGGCAGATTGGTAGAGAAAACTCCAACAGATATAATTATAGATTGCAACGGAATTGGATATCAAGTTCATATTTCGTTGCATTCTTATTCTTTAATAAAAGATAACGAAGCAATTCAAATATATACATACCTACAAATTAAAGAAGACGCCCATATTTTATATGGCTTTATGGATAAGGTAGAACGTGAATTGTTTAAACTACTTATTTCTGTTTCGGGTATAGGTGGCAACACAGCCCGAAATATGCTATCGTACGTTGCACCTAACGATTTAATTCATGCCATTGCAACAAACGATGTTAAAACCATACAATCAATTAAAGGAATTGGCTTAAAAACAGCACAACGGGTAATTATAGATTTACAAGAAAAAGTACAAAAATTATACGGTTTAGAAGATTTATCTGCACCTTTAAACAATACAAATGCAGAAGAAGCGTTATCTGCTTTAGAAGTACTTGGATTTGTACGCAAAGCTACCGAAAAAGTAGTTAAAAATATTGTGGCACAAAATCCTGAAATTACAGTAGAACAAATTATTAAATCAGCATTAAAAAGTTTGTAA
- a CDS encoding NADP-dependent malic enzyme translates to MHKDSKRREALLYHAKPKPGKIAVVPTKPYSTQRDLALAYSPGVAEPCLEIEKNPENAYKYTAKGNLVAVISNGTAVLGLGDIGAQASKPVMEGKGLLFKIFADIDVFDIELDTKNIDEFVNIVKALEPTFGGINLEDIKAPECFEIERRLKEEMNIPVMHDDQHGTAIISGAALINACELQNKNIKDVKIVVNGAGAAAISCTQMYISVGALKENIVMLDSKGVIRTDRENLDPSKAVWATNRDIYTLEDAMKNADVFIGLSAANVLSPEMLKTMAPNPIVLAMANPNPEIAYDLAMATREDIIMGTGRSDFPNQVNNVLGFPFIFRGALDVRATKINEEMKLAAVYALAKLAKESVPEQVNIAYGERKLSFGKDYIIPKPFDPRLMTEIPPAVANAAMESGVATEPIANWETYRNELSDRMGSDNKLVRLLMNRAKTDPKKVVYTEADHLNVLKAAQIAYEEGIAIPILLGNKEIILELKEEIGFDADVMIIDPKTDEENERRIRYAEFFWQSRERRGITKIDAEKLMRDRSYFASMMVLQGEADAMLSGYSRSYPTALKPVLDLIPRINGVSKVASTNLMLTNRGPLFLADTAVNPNPTAEEIAKIAVMTNHTVKMFGFDPVIAMISYGNFGSSKEETPKKMRKAVEILHENYPDMIVDGEIQIDFALNQEMLKDKFPFSKLVGKKVNTMVFPNLDTANTTYKMLKELNETTSIGPILLGLDAPVHVFQLGASVDEMVNMTAVAVIDAQQKILRKKGIML, encoded by the coding sequence ATGCACAAAGATTCAAAACGAAGAGAAGCATTATTATACCACGCAAAACCAAAACCCGGCAAAATTGCTGTGGTACCTACCAAACCATATAGCACCCAACGCGATTTAGCTTTAGCCTATTCACCAGGGGTTGCAGAACCTTGTTTAGAAATTGAAAAAAATCCTGAAAACGCTTATAAATACACCGCAAAAGGTAATTTAGTTGCGGTAATTAGTAACGGTACAGCCGTTTTAGGTTTAGGCGATATTGGCGCACAAGCATCAAAACCTGTTATGGAAGGTAAAGGCTTGTTGTTTAAAATTTTTGCCGATATCGACGTTTTTGATATTGAATTAGATACAAAAAATATCGACGAGTTTGTGAACATCGTTAAAGCGTTAGAACCTACTTTTGGCGGTATTAATTTAGAAGACATTAAAGCACCCGAATGTTTTGAAATTGAGCGCAGACTTAAAGAAGAAATGAACATTCCGGTAATGCATGACGACCAACACGGTACCGCAATTATATCGGGTGCCGCATTAATTAACGCTTGCGAACTTCAAAATAAAAACATTAAAGACGTTAAAATTGTTGTAAACGGTGCAGGTGCAGCAGCTATTTCATGTACACAAATGTACATTTCGGTTGGTGCTTTAAAAGAAAACATTGTAATGCTTGATAGCAAAGGTGTAATTCGTACCGATCGTGAAAATTTAGATCCATCTAAAGCAGTTTGGGCTACTAATCGCGATATTTATACTTTAGAAGACGCCATGAAAAATGCCGATGTGTTCATTGGTTTATCGGCTGCTAATGTACTTTCGCCCGAAATGTTAAAAACTATGGCGCCTAACCCAATTGTATTGGCAATGGCTAACCCAAATCCCGAAATTGCTTACGATTTAGCAATGGCAACGCGCGAAGATATTATTATGGGTACAGGTAGATCTGATTTTCCTAACCAAGTAAACAATGTATTAGGTTTTCCATTTATTTTCCGTGGTGCGTTAGATGTACGTGCTACAAAAATTAACGAAGAAATGAAACTGGCAGCCGTTTATGCTTTGGCAAAATTAGCTAAAGAATCGGTGCCTGAACAAGTAAATATTGCTTACGGCGAACGCAAATTAAGTTTTGGTAAAGATTATATTATTCCTAAACCGTTTGACCCACGTTTAATGACCGAAATTCCGCCTGCAGTTGCTAATGCTGCTATGGAATCGGGTGTTGCAACAGAACCTATCGCAAATTGGGAAACATATCGCAATGAATTGTCAGACCGTATGGGGTCCGATAATAAATTAGTACGTTTATTAATGAATCGTGCTAAAACCGATCCTAAAAAAGTAGTTTATACAGAAGCAGATCATTTAAATGTTTTAAAAGCTGCGCAAATTGCTTATGAAGAAGGTATTGCAATTCCAATTTTATTGGGTAATAAAGAAATTATTTTAGAACTGAAAGAAGAAATTGGTTTTGATGCCGATGTAATGATCATTGACCCTAAAACCGATGAAGAAAATGAACGCAGAATACGTTATGCTGAATTTTTCTGGCAATCACGCGAACGTAGAGGTATTACTAAAATAGATGCTGAAAAATTAATGCGCGATCGCAGTTATTTTGCGTCGATGATGGTGTTACAAGGCGAAGCCGATGCCATGCTTTCGGGCTATTCACGCAGTTATCCAACTGCTTTAAAACCGGTTTTAGATTTAATTCCACGCATCAACGGTGTATCAAAAGTAGCGTCAACAAACTTAATGTTAACTAATCGCGGACCTTTGTTTTTAGCCGATACAGCCGTAAACCCAAACCCAACTGCCGAAGAAATAGCTAAAATTGCGGTTATGACAAATCATACCGTTAAAATGTTTGGTTTTGATCCAGTTATTGCTATGATTTCTTACGGTAACTTTGGATCGTCTAAAGAAGAAACGCCTAAAAAAATGCGTAAAGCAGTTGAAATTCTTCACGAAAATTATCCAGATATGATTGTTGATGGCGAAATACAAATTGATTTTGCATTGAATCAAGAAATGTTAAAGGATAAATTTCCGTTTTCTAAATTAGTGGGCAAAAAAGTAAATACAATGGTTTTTCCTAATTTAGATACGGCAAATACTACTTATAAAATGCTTAAAGAATTAAACGAAACTACATCAATTGGACCTATTTTATTAGGGCTTGATGCACCTGTTCACGTATTTCAATTAGGCGCAAGTGTAGATGAAATGGTAAATATGACAGCTGTTGCGGTTATTGATGCCCAACAAAAAATATTACGCAAAAAAGGTATTATGCTATAA